Proteins found in one Planococcus citri chromosome 2, ihPlaCitr1.1, whole genome shotgun sequence genomic segment:
- the LOC135834506 gene encoding uncharacterized protein LOC135834506 isoform X3 produces the protein MSYHKTGQLLQYPTKNQSRSKVYHANNSLSGSETDICSSNENLSQEDRFVICNTLRQEPQGQENNRYSTDSSYNTLIIHGANDEHRYSSGTPPYAYSVKHNSSICSNSGSKDSYRTYDPGVCEITNIPDDYLSQSQVLKHLAKEVKVPYSDHRNYENPNECSTINENSEWNAENNSLNHSYRSKSQPDLTRLHKTKIENPSRHTFGNTRKDQRCIRMMENLIQENNNLKLELEACYQNVAKSTKLEQEVGKVHRAHEDLVESCERRERLERTARAKLQAEIRRLQDANRSLRDQVDTQAKQLIAARISHSGSLDKQDSSKRDAIIAQLLAQNKELMATKDRQEIELSAQRVTLEEQRTHIDILDTALTNAQANVVRLEEECRKKQMHVDRVAQLQRALSSLQLTSERREQTERKLRLQLENELKMERARNSKTSQSHSVNRAIGEFGESLPELKRKLREKDEKIMHLEGEVAKWEQRYLDESELRQAAIHAASIPKDAKIAALEKTSQESEKIIAEARSDKLRQMDEVHAAQKKVTDLESRMKELESKLAERDAMIKVLQKKHTYDKEVTSSSYPSMSINHHGLHSSLNMTDLNAEDLGGPASTTSVLSAASSVLTSSTGFGSNTSYGGSVTSSLHQRSNKYSSSNQSFDEKSLDDQLKELDSQLLSKRGLCCFPGFSHPGAVSRKGKASQPLLASVTGNNMQLFEPGTILQGLISQSTNRPDDMILLEKQGLCSQAQRQDLVRGGSLPPSSLPRPKKHRKSSVTTKFGEYGRLSDSEITMQKSTHSSVDNVNSGPSRSSKASRESTPKKLGEYSRLSDERKTPTPTSTPPNEKLIMQRDSRESSIPLPRRFGEYRKLADNEKPSTLASMTAGDTSDGCHSIRESPSRRYPSPGATSYDPYPNMPAHDPRKTCESPVNHKPRESPGRSMFIKWGEYNKLKIAENERKMSTNSTSSTESGMKIRSSPMRSLIPSVKKSGEYSCFTPASVAQAQAQAQAQADHKIGPNIESKLRIFSPGGVPGRRGSLQRENKKEVTEGVRSLPTPNKYRIHF, from the exons ATGAGTTACCATAAAACTGGACAACTGTTGCAGTACCCAACGAAAAATCAGTCACGAAGTAAAG tgtatcACGCAAATAACAGCTTGAGCGGCAGCGAGACAGATATTTGTAGTTCAAATGAGAATCTGTCGCAGGAAGATCGATTTGTGATTTGTAACACTTTGAGGCAAGAACCTCAAGGACAAGAGAATAATCGTTATAGTACCGATTCTTCGTATAATACGCTAATCATTCATGGAGCTAACGATGAACACAG GTATTCGTCGGGGACACCTCCTTACGCATATAGTGTTAAACACAACTCGTCCATATGTTCCAATTCGGGATCAAAGGATTCCTATCGAACCTATGATCCGGGAGTTTGCGAAATAACTAATATACCAGATGATTACTTGAGCCAGTCACAG gttCTGAAGCATTTAGCGAAGGAAGTTAAAGTGCCATATTCGGATCATAGGAATTACGAAAACCCTAACGAATGTTCGACCATTAATGAAAATAGCGAATGGAATGCCGAGAATAATTCATTGAATCATTCATATCGATCGAAATCTCAACCGGATCTGACCCGGTTGCATAAAACGAAAATTGAGAATCCATCTAGGCACACTTTTGGTAACACAAG AAAAGACCAACGATGTATACGAATGATGGAGAATCTGATACAAGAAAACAATAACTTAAAACTAGAATTAGAAGCATGTTATCAAAATGTAGCCAAATCTACAAAA CTCGAACAAGAAGTAGGCAAAGTCCATCGAGCCCATGAAGACCTTGTTGAATCATGTGAAAGACGAGAACGCCTGGAACGAACAGCTCGAGCTAAATTACAAGCTGAAATCAGACGATTACAAGATGCCAATCGTAGTCTACGAGACCAGGTCGATACACAAGCTAAACAGCTCATCGCTGCTAGAATATCTCACAGTGGCAGTCTCGATAAACAAGATTCGTCCAAAAGAGATGCCATCATTGCTCAACTTCTTGCTCAAA ataaAGAACTTATGGCTACCAAAGATAGACAAGAGATTGAACTATCTGCTCAAAGAGTTACGCTGGAAGAACAAAGAACTCATATCGATATTCTAGATACAGCTTTAACCAATGCTCAAGCCAACGTAGTACGACTCGAAGAAGAA tgtcgAAAGAAACAAATGCACGTCGATAGAGTGGCCCAGCTGCAAAGAGCTTTATCATCGCTGCAACTCACCAGCGAACGACGAGAACAAACCGAACGAAAATTACGACTGCAGTTGGAAAACGAACTGAAAATGGAGAGAGCCCGGAATAGTAAAACATCTCAAAGCCATAGTG TTAATCGTGCCATAGGTGAATTTGGCGAAAGCTTACCCGAACTGAAACGTAAATTGagagaaaaagatgaaaaaattatgcaccTGGAAGGAGAAGTAGCCAAATGGGAACAGAGGTATTTGGACGAAAGTGAATTACGTCAGGCTGCCATCCATGCTGCTAGTATACCAAA GGATGCAAAAATAGCAGCTCTCGAAAAGACCAGtcaagaaagtgaaaaaataatcgccGAAGCTAGATCAGACAAATTGAGACAGATGGACGAAGTTCACGCAGCTCAAAAAAAGGTTACAGATCTGGAGTCAAG aaTGAAAGAATTGGAATCTAAATTAGCAGAACGCGATGCCATGATCAAAGTACTGCAGAAAAAACACACTTACGATAAGGAGGTCACTTCAAGTTCATATCCAAGCATGTCAATCAATCACCACGGTCTTCATTCGAGTCTCAATATGACTGATTTGAATGCTGAAGATTTAG GAGGTCCAGCTTCTACAACTAGTGTATTATCAGCTGCTTCGAGTGTCCTTACGAGTTCAACTGGGTTTGGATCGAATACATCGTATGGTGGAAGTGTAACGAGCAGCTTACATCAGCGAAGTAATAAGTATAGCTCGAGTAATCAGAGTTTTGACGAGAAGTCACTCGATGACCAGTTGAAAGAACTCGACTCTCAGCTTCTAAGCAAG AGAGGTCTTTGCTGTTTTCCAGGCTTCTCTCATCCAGGCGCTGTGTCGCGAAAAGGAAAAGCATCCCAACCACTATTGGCGAGTGTGACCGGTAATAACATGCAGCTTTTCGAGCCGGGCACCATATTACAAGGGTTAATTAGCCAAAGCACCAATAGACCCGACGATATGATCCTGCTCGAGAAACAAGGCCTGTGCTCGCAAGCTCAACGCCAAGACCTCGTTAGAGGCGGAAGTCTACCGCCGAGCTCGCTacctcgacccaaaaaacaccGCAAGTCGTCGGTTACCACGAAATTCGGCGAATACGGCCGGCTCAGTGATAGCGAGATCACCATGCAGAAATCCACCCATTCCAGCGTAGATAACGTCAACTCCGGGCCCAGTCGAAGCTCCAAAGCGAGTCGAGAGTCGACTCCCAAGAAACTAGGAGAATACAGTCGCCTGAGCGATGAACGTAAAACACCTACGCCCACATCGACTCCACCTAATGAAAAGCTCATAATGCAACGCGACAGTCGCGAATCAAGTATACCTCTTCCTAGACGTTTCGGTGAATACAGGAAATTGGCAGATAACGAGAAACCATCCACGTTGGCCTCGATGACCGCCGGTGACACGAGTGACGGATGCCATTCAATTCGTGAATCGCCCTCGCGTCGGTATCCTTCGCCAGGGGCCACATCTTACGATCCGTATCCCAATATGCCAGCTCACGATCCACGTAAAACCTGCGAAAGCCCAGTCAACCATAAACCCCGCGAATCCCCAGGTAGATCTATGTTCATCAAATGGGGCGAatacaataaattgaaaatcgccGAAAACGAACGTAAAATGTCCACCAACTCTACCAGCTCCACCGAAAGTGGCATGAAAATCAGAAGCTCGCCGATGCGTAGCTTGATCCCATCGGTCAAGAAGAGTGGTGAATACTCCTGTTTCACACCTGCCAGTGTAGCACAGGCCCAAGCTCAAGCACAAGCCCAAGCTGATCATAAAATAGGCCCTAATATCGAATCCAAGCTCAGGATATTCTCACCTGGCGGAGTACCTGGTCGCAGAGGTTCGCTTCAGAGAGAAAACAAGAAAGAAGTTACCGAAGGAGTTCGCTCCTTACCTACTCCCAATAAATAtcgaatacatttttga
- the LOC135834506 gene encoding uncharacterized protein LOC135834506 isoform X2, which yields MKVVFSIKYLRINSSKYSAIFTLILVLLICVSFFVCFIMLYFSNRELSQFHAMSYHKTGQLLQYPTKNQSRSKVYHANNSLSGSETDICSSNENLSQEDRFVICNTLRQEPQGQENNRYSTDSSYNTLIIHGANDEHRYSSGTPPYAYSVKHNSSICSNSGSKDSYRTYDPGVCEITNIPDDYLSQSQVLKHLAKEVKVPYSDHRNYENPNECSTINENSEWNAENNSLNHSYRSKSQPDLTRLHKTKIENPSRHTFGNTRKDQRCIRMMENLIQENNNLKLELEACYQNVAKSTKLEQEVGKVHRAHEDLVESCERRERLERTARAKLQAEIRRLQDANRSLRDQVDTQAKQLIAARISHSGSLDKQDSSKRDAIIAQLLAQNKELMATKDRQEIELSAQRVTLEEQRTHIDILDTALTNAQANVVRLEEECRKKQMHVDRVAQLQRALSSLQLTSERREQTERKLRLQLENELKMERARNSKTSQSHSGEFGESLPELKRKLREKDEKIMHLEGEVAKWEQRYLDESELRQAAIHAASIPKDAKIAALEKTSQESEKIIAEARSDKLRQMDEVHAAQKKVTDLESRMKELESKLAERDAMIKVLQKKHTYDKEVTSSSYPSMSINHHGLHSSLNMTDLNAEDLGGPASTTSVLSAASSVLTSSTGFGSNTSYGGSVTSSLHQRSNKYSSSNQSFDEKSLDDQLKELDSQLLSKRGLCCFPGFSHPGAVSRKGKASQPLLASVTGNNMQLFEPGTILQGLISQSTNRPDDMILLEKQGLCSQAQRQDLVRGGSLPPSSLPRPKKHRKSSVTTKFGEYGRLSDSEITMQKSTHSSVDNVNSGPSRSSKASRESTPKKLGEYSRLSDERKTPTPTSTPPNEKLIMQRDSRESSIPLPRRFGEYRKLADNEKPSTLASMTAGDTSDGCHSIRESPSRRYPSPGATSYDPYPNMPAHDPRKTCESPVNHKPRESPGRSMFIKWGEYNKLKIAENERKMSTNSTSSTESGMKIRSSPMRSLIPSVKKSGEYSCFTPASVAQAQAQAQAQADHKIGPNIESKLRIFSPGGVPGRRGSLQRENKKEVTEGVRSLPTPNKYRIHF from the exons ATGAAGGTTGTGTTTTCCATTAAGTATCTCAGAATCAATTCGAGTAAGTATTCGGCAATTTTTACACTGATTTTGGTCCTACTAATTTGTGTTTCATTCTTTGTGTGTTTTATTATGCTGTATTTTTCTAACAG AGAACTGAGCCAATTTCACGCGATGAGTTACCATAAAACTGGACAACTGTTGCAGTACCCAACGAAAAATCAGTCACGAAGTAAAG tgtatcACGCAAATAACAGCTTGAGCGGCAGCGAGACAGATATTTGTAGTTCAAATGAGAATCTGTCGCAGGAAGATCGATTTGTGATTTGTAACACTTTGAGGCAAGAACCTCAAGGACAAGAGAATAATCGTTATAGTACCGATTCTTCGTATAATACGCTAATCATTCATGGAGCTAACGATGAACACAG GTATTCGTCGGGGACACCTCCTTACGCATATAGTGTTAAACACAACTCGTCCATATGTTCCAATTCGGGATCAAAGGATTCCTATCGAACCTATGATCCGGGAGTTTGCGAAATAACTAATATACCAGATGATTACTTGAGCCAGTCACAG gttCTGAAGCATTTAGCGAAGGAAGTTAAAGTGCCATATTCGGATCATAGGAATTACGAAAACCCTAACGAATGTTCGACCATTAATGAAAATAGCGAATGGAATGCCGAGAATAATTCATTGAATCATTCATATCGATCGAAATCTCAACCGGATCTGACCCGGTTGCATAAAACGAAAATTGAGAATCCATCTAGGCACACTTTTGGTAACACAAG AAAAGACCAACGATGTATACGAATGATGGAGAATCTGATACAAGAAAACAATAACTTAAAACTAGAATTAGAAGCATGTTATCAAAATGTAGCCAAATCTACAAAA CTCGAACAAGAAGTAGGCAAAGTCCATCGAGCCCATGAAGACCTTGTTGAATCATGTGAAAGACGAGAACGCCTGGAACGAACAGCTCGAGCTAAATTACAAGCTGAAATCAGACGATTACAAGATGCCAATCGTAGTCTACGAGACCAGGTCGATACACAAGCTAAACAGCTCATCGCTGCTAGAATATCTCACAGTGGCAGTCTCGATAAACAAGATTCGTCCAAAAGAGATGCCATCATTGCTCAACTTCTTGCTCAAA ataaAGAACTTATGGCTACCAAAGATAGACAAGAGATTGAACTATCTGCTCAAAGAGTTACGCTGGAAGAACAAAGAACTCATATCGATATTCTAGATACAGCTTTAACCAATGCTCAAGCCAACGTAGTACGACTCGAAGAAGAA tgtcgAAAGAAACAAATGCACGTCGATAGAGTGGCCCAGCTGCAAAGAGCTTTATCATCGCTGCAACTCACCAGCGAACGACGAGAACAAACCGAACGAAAATTACGACTGCAGTTGGAAAACGAACTGAAAATGGAGAGAGCCCGGAATAGTAAAACATCTCAAAGCCATAGTG GTGAATTTGGCGAAAGCTTACCCGAACTGAAACGTAAATTGagagaaaaagatgaaaaaattatgcaccTGGAAGGAGAAGTAGCCAAATGGGAACAGAGGTATTTGGACGAAAGTGAATTACGTCAGGCTGCCATCCATGCTGCTAGTATACCAAA GGATGCAAAAATAGCAGCTCTCGAAAAGACCAGtcaagaaagtgaaaaaataatcgccGAAGCTAGATCAGACAAATTGAGACAGATGGACGAAGTTCACGCAGCTCAAAAAAAGGTTACAGATCTGGAGTCAAG aaTGAAAGAATTGGAATCTAAATTAGCAGAACGCGATGCCATGATCAAAGTACTGCAGAAAAAACACACTTACGATAAGGAGGTCACTTCAAGTTCATATCCAAGCATGTCAATCAATCACCACGGTCTTCATTCGAGTCTCAATATGACTGATTTGAATGCTGAAGATTTAG GAGGTCCAGCTTCTACAACTAGTGTATTATCAGCTGCTTCGAGTGTCCTTACGAGTTCAACTGGGTTTGGATCGAATACATCGTATGGTGGAAGTGTAACGAGCAGCTTACATCAGCGAAGTAATAAGTATAGCTCGAGTAATCAGAGTTTTGACGAGAAGTCACTCGATGACCAGTTGAAAGAACTCGACTCTCAGCTTCTAAGCAAG AGAGGTCTTTGCTGTTTTCCAGGCTTCTCTCATCCAGGCGCTGTGTCGCGAAAAGGAAAAGCATCCCAACCACTATTGGCGAGTGTGACCGGTAATAACATGCAGCTTTTCGAGCCGGGCACCATATTACAAGGGTTAATTAGCCAAAGCACCAATAGACCCGACGATATGATCCTGCTCGAGAAACAAGGCCTGTGCTCGCAAGCTCAACGCCAAGACCTCGTTAGAGGCGGAAGTCTACCGCCGAGCTCGCTacctcgacccaaaaaacaccGCAAGTCGTCGGTTACCACGAAATTCGGCGAATACGGCCGGCTCAGTGATAGCGAGATCACCATGCAGAAATCCACCCATTCCAGCGTAGATAACGTCAACTCCGGGCCCAGTCGAAGCTCCAAAGCGAGTCGAGAGTCGACTCCCAAGAAACTAGGAGAATACAGTCGCCTGAGCGATGAACGTAAAACACCTACGCCCACATCGACTCCACCTAATGAAAAGCTCATAATGCAACGCGACAGTCGCGAATCAAGTATACCTCTTCCTAGACGTTTCGGTGAATACAGGAAATTGGCAGATAACGAGAAACCATCCACGTTGGCCTCGATGACCGCCGGTGACACGAGTGACGGATGCCATTCAATTCGTGAATCGCCCTCGCGTCGGTATCCTTCGCCAGGGGCCACATCTTACGATCCGTATCCCAATATGCCAGCTCACGATCCACGTAAAACCTGCGAAAGCCCAGTCAACCATAAACCCCGCGAATCCCCAGGTAGATCTATGTTCATCAAATGGGGCGAatacaataaattgaaaatcgccGAAAACGAACGTAAAATGTCCACCAACTCTACCAGCTCCACCGAAAGTGGCATGAAAATCAGAAGCTCGCCGATGCGTAGCTTGATCCCATCGGTCAAGAAGAGTGGTGAATACTCCTGTTTCACACCTGCCAGTGTAGCACAGGCCCAAGCTCAAGCACAAGCCCAAGCTGATCATAAAATAGGCCCTAATATCGAATCCAAGCTCAGGATATTCTCACCTGGCGGAGTACCTGGTCGCAGAGGTTCGCTTCAGAGAGAAAACAAGAAAGAAGTTACCGAAGGAGTTCGCTCCTTACCTACTCCCAATAAATAtcgaatacatttttga
- the LOC135834506 gene encoding uncharacterized protein LOC135834506 isoform X1 produces MKVVFSIKYLRINSSKYSAIFTLILVLLICVSFFVCFIMLYFSNRELSQFHAMSYHKTGQLLQYPTKNQSRSKVYHANNSLSGSETDICSSNENLSQEDRFVICNTLRQEPQGQENNRYSTDSSYNTLIIHGANDEHRYSSGTPPYAYSVKHNSSICSNSGSKDSYRTYDPGVCEITNIPDDYLSQSQVLKHLAKEVKVPYSDHRNYENPNECSTINENSEWNAENNSLNHSYRSKSQPDLTRLHKTKIENPSRHTFGNTRKDQRCIRMMENLIQENNNLKLELEACYQNVAKSTKLEQEVGKVHRAHEDLVESCERRERLERTARAKLQAEIRRLQDANRSLRDQVDTQAKQLIAARISHSGSLDKQDSSKRDAIIAQLLAQNKELMATKDRQEIELSAQRVTLEEQRTHIDILDTALTNAQANVVRLEEECRKKQMHVDRVAQLQRALSSLQLTSERREQTERKLRLQLENELKMERARNSKTSQSHSVNRAIGEFGESLPELKRKLREKDEKIMHLEGEVAKWEQRYLDESELRQAAIHAASIPKDAKIAALEKTSQESEKIIAEARSDKLRQMDEVHAAQKKVTDLESRMKELESKLAERDAMIKVLQKKHTYDKEVTSSSYPSMSINHHGLHSSLNMTDLNAEDLGGPASTTSVLSAASSVLTSSTGFGSNTSYGGSVTSSLHQRSNKYSSSNQSFDEKSLDDQLKELDSQLLSKRGLCCFPGFSHPGAVSRKGKASQPLLASVTGNNMQLFEPGTILQGLISQSTNRPDDMILLEKQGLCSQAQRQDLVRGGSLPPSSLPRPKKHRKSSVTTKFGEYGRLSDSEITMQKSTHSSVDNVNSGPSRSSKASRESTPKKLGEYSRLSDERKTPTPTSTPPNEKLIMQRDSRESSIPLPRRFGEYRKLADNEKPSTLASMTAGDTSDGCHSIRESPSRRYPSPGATSYDPYPNMPAHDPRKTCESPVNHKPRESPGRSMFIKWGEYNKLKIAENERKMSTNSTSSTESGMKIRSSPMRSLIPSVKKSGEYSCFTPASVAQAQAQAQAQADHKIGPNIESKLRIFSPGGVPGRRGSLQRENKKEVTEGVRSLPTPNKYRIHF; encoded by the exons ATGAAGGTTGTGTTTTCCATTAAGTATCTCAGAATCAATTCGAGTAAGTATTCGGCAATTTTTACACTGATTTTGGTCCTACTAATTTGTGTTTCATTCTTTGTGTGTTTTATTATGCTGTATTTTTCTAACAG AGAACTGAGCCAATTTCACGCGATGAGTTACCATAAAACTGGACAACTGTTGCAGTACCCAACGAAAAATCAGTCACGAAGTAAAG tgtatcACGCAAATAACAGCTTGAGCGGCAGCGAGACAGATATTTGTAGTTCAAATGAGAATCTGTCGCAGGAAGATCGATTTGTGATTTGTAACACTTTGAGGCAAGAACCTCAAGGACAAGAGAATAATCGTTATAGTACCGATTCTTCGTATAATACGCTAATCATTCATGGAGCTAACGATGAACACAG GTATTCGTCGGGGACACCTCCTTACGCATATAGTGTTAAACACAACTCGTCCATATGTTCCAATTCGGGATCAAAGGATTCCTATCGAACCTATGATCCGGGAGTTTGCGAAATAACTAATATACCAGATGATTACTTGAGCCAGTCACAG gttCTGAAGCATTTAGCGAAGGAAGTTAAAGTGCCATATTCGGATCATAGGAATTACGAAAACCCTAACGAATGTTCGACCATTAATGAAAATAGCGAATGGAATGCCGAGAATAATTCATTGAATCATTCATATCGATCGAAATCTCAACCGGATCTGACCCGGTTGCATAAAACGAAAATTGAGAATCCATCTAGGCACACTTTTGGTAACACAAG AAAAGACCAACGATGTATACGAATGATGGAGAATCTGATACAAGAAAACAATAACTTAAAACTAGAATTAGAAGCATGTTATCAAAATGTAGCCAAATCTACAAAA CTCGAACAAGAAGTAGGCAAAGTCCATCGAGCCCATGAAGACCTTGTTGAATCATGTGAAAGACGAGAACGCCTGGAACGAACAGCTCGAGCTAAATTACAAGCTGAAATCAGACGATTACAAGATGCCAATCGTAGTCTACGAGACCAGGTCGATACACAAGCTAAACAGCTCATCGCTGCTAGAATATCTCACAGTGGCAGTCTCGATAAACAAGATTCGTCCAAAAGAGATGCCATCATTGCTCAACTTCTTGCTCAAA ataaAGAACTTATGGCTACCAAAGATAGACAAGAGATTGAACTATCTGCTCAAAGAGTTACGCTGGAAGAACAAAGAACTCATATCGATATTCTAGATACAGCTTTAACCAATGCTCAAGCCAACGTAGTACGACTCGAAGAAGAA tgtcgAAAGAAACAAATGCACGTCGATAGAGTGGCCCAGCTGCAAAGAGCTTTATCATCGCTGCAACTCACCAGCGAACGACGAGAACAAACCGAACGAAAATTACGACTGCAGTTGGAAAACGAACTGAAAATGGAGAGAGCCCGGAATAGTAAAACATCTCAAAGCCATAGTG TTAATCGTGCCATAGGTGAATTTGGCGAAAGCTTACCCGAACTGAAACGTAAATTGagagaaaaagatgaaaaaattatgcaccTGGAAGGAGAAGTAGCCAAATGGGAACAGAGGTATTTGGACGAAAGTGAATTACGTCAGGCTGCCATCCATGCTGCTAGTATACCAAA GGATGCAAAAATAGCAGCTCTCGAAAAGACCAGtcaagaaagtgaaaaaataatcgccGAAGCTAGATCAGACAAATTGAGACAGATGGACGAAGTTCACGCAGCTCAAAAAAAGGTTACAGATCTGGAGTCAAG aaTGAAAGAATTGGAATCTAAATTAGCAGAACGCGATGCCATGATCAAAGTACTGCAGAAAAAACACACTTACGATAAGGAGGTCACTTCAAGTTCATATCCAAGCATGTCAATCAATCACCACGGTCTTCATTCGAGTCTCAATATGACTGATTTGAATGCTGAAGATTTAG GAGGTCCAGCTTCTACAACTAGTGTATTATCAGCTGCTTCGAGTGTCCTTACGAGTTCAACTGGGTTTGGATCGAATACATCGTATGGTGGAAGTGTAACGAGCAGCTTACATCAGCGAAGTAATAAGTATAGCTCGAGTAATCAGAGTTTTGACGAGAAGTCACTCGATGACCAGTTGAAAGAACTCGACTCTCAGCTTCTAAGCAAG AGAGGTCTTTGCTGTTTTCCAGGCTTCTCTCATCCAGGCGCTGTGTCGCGAAAAGGAAAAGCATCCCAACCACTATTGGCGAGTGTGACCGGTAATAACATGCAGCTTTTCGAGCCGGGCACCATATTACAAGGGTTAATTAGCCAAAGCACCAATAGACCCGACGATATGATCCTGCTCGAGAAACAAGGCCTGTGCTCGCAAGCTCAACGCCAAGACCTCGTTAGAGGCGGAAGTCTACCGCCGAGCTCGCTacctcgacccaaaaaacaccGCAAGTCGTCGGTTACCACGAAATTCGGCGAATACGGCCGGCTCAGTGATAGCGAGATCACCATGCAGAAATCCACCCATTCCAGCGTAGATAACGTCAACTCCGGGCCCAGTCGAAGCTCCAAAGCGAGTCGAGAGTCGACTCCCAAGAAACTAGGAGAATACAGTCGCCTGAGCGATGAACGTAAAACACCTACGCCCACATCGACTCCACCTAATGAAAAGCTCATAATGCAACGCGACAGTCGCGAATCAAGTATACCTCTTCCTAGACGTTTCGGTGAATACAGGAAATTGGCAGATAACGAGAAACCATCCACGTTGGCCTCGATGACCGCCGGTGACACGAGTGACGGATGCCATTCAATTCGTGAATCGCCCTCGCGTCGGTATCCTTCGCCAGGGGCCACATCTTACGATCCGTATCCCAATATGCCAGCTCACGATCCACGTAAAACCTGCGAAAGCCCAGTCAACCATAAACCCCGCGAATCCCCAGGTAGATCTATGTTCATCAAATGGGGCGAatacaataaattgaaaatcgccGAAAACGAACGTAAAATGTCCACCAACTCTACCAGCTCCACCGAAAGTGGCATGAAAATCAGAAGCTCGCCGATGCGTAGCTTGATCCCATCGGTCAAGAAGAGTGGTGAATACTCCTGTTTCACACCTGCCAGTGTAGCACAGGCCCAAGCTCAAGCACAAGCCCAAGCTGATCATAAAATAGGCCCTAATATCGAATCCAAGCTCAGGATATTCTCACCTGGCGGAGTACCTGGTCGCAGAGGTTCGCTTCAGAGAGAAAACAAGAAAGAAGTTACCGAAGGAGTTCGCTCCTTACCTACTCCCAATAAATAtcgaatacatttttga